The proteins below come from a single Mytilus edulis chromosome 5, xbMytEdul2.2, whole genome shotgun sequence genomic window:
- the LOC139524730 gene encoding hepatocyte nuclear factor 4-gamma-like isoform X15, whose product MHIIDSPELSMGALGQTPVMGVSTSPTQGMSTYCAICGDRATGKHYGASSCDGCKGFFRRSVRKNHVYSCRFSRNCVVDKDKRNQCRYCRLRKCFRAGMKKEAVQNERDRISVRRTSYEDTSQNNSLSVSTLLNAEILSRQISSPVGQCDLTHKVIATADDVCESIKQQLLVLVEWAKYIPCFCELPLDDQVALLRAHAGEHLVLGVARRSMAVKDVLLLGNDGIIPRNATDMEMGTIAARVLDELVAAFRDIQIDDTEFACIKAIVFFDPAKGLTDPQKIKSFRYQVQVNLEDYINDRQYDSRGRFGEILLLLPALQSITWQMIEQIQFAKLFGMARIDSLLQEMLLGAAPTDMLTNPSVPVSLTSQMGNSFGDQFANPSDVMSVSHAHGVNMSPQHSQGSPLGSSPIHLGGMPPLANTPTPPLCTTDQFLSGHSVMSSLDSSLHLTNGLIDTPVSSPSLPNCESYKKSLTPQQRFKQESM is encoded by the exons ATGCATATTATTG ACTCTCCAGAACTCAGTATGGGAGCGCTGGGACAGACTCCTGTCATGGGTGTCTCCACCTCCCCCACCCAAGGGATGAGTACATATTGTGCCATATGTGGAGACAGGGCTACCGGCAAACATTATGGGGCCTCAAGTTGTGACGGCTGTAAGGGATTCTTTCGTCGTAGTGTCAGAAAGAACCATGTTTATTCCTGTAGATTTAGTCGGAATTGTGTTGTAGACAAAGATAAGAGAAATCAGTGTCGTTACTGCAGATTACGTAAATGTTTCAGAGCAGGAATGAAAAAAGAAG CTGTACAGAATGAACGAGACAGAATAAGTGTTAGAAGAACCAGTTACGAAGATACCAGTCAAAACAATTCACTCTCCGTCAGTACGCTGTTAAACGCTGAAATTCTCTCTAGACAG ATCTCATCCCCCGTTGGACAGTGTGACCTAACACACAAGGTTATAGCGACTGCCGATGATGTGTGTGAATCTATTAAACAACAATTACTTGTCCTTGTAGAATGGGCAAAATATATACCGTGTTTTTGTGAACTGCCATTAGATGATCAG gttGCCTTGTTGAGAGCTCATGCTGGAGAACATTTGGTTCTGGGTGTAGCCAGACGTTCCATGGCCGTCAAGGATGTTTTATTATTGGGAAATGATGGGATAATTCCACGTAACGCTACAGATATGGAGATGGGAACGATTGCAGCCAGAGTATTAGACGAGTTAGTTGCAGCATTTAGAGACATACAGATTGATGACACAGAGTTTGCCTGTATTAAAGCTATTGTCTTCTTTGATCCTG CTAAAGGTCTGACAGATCcacaaaaaatcaaaagttttcgTTACCAAGTACAAGTAAATCTGGAAGATTATATCAACGATCGTCAGTACGACTCTAGAGGCAGATTTGGGGAGATTTTATTACTGTTGCCCGCCTTACAGAGCATTACTTGGCAAATGATTGAACAGATACAGTTCGCCAAGTTATTTGGAATGGCGAGGATTGATAGTTTACTCCAAGAAATGTTATTAG GTGCAGCACCGACAGATATGTTGACCAATCCTTCTGTACCAGTGTCGTTAACATCACAAATGGGTAACAGTTTTGGGGACCAGTTTGCCAATCCGTCAGATGTCATGTCAGTTTCTCATGCACATGGAGTTAACATGTCACCACAACATAGTCAAGGGTCACCACTTGGATCGAGTCCAATCCATCTCGGTGGCATGCCACCATTGGCTAACACACCAACACCACCACTATGCACAACGGATCAGTTTTTGAGTGGACATTCTGTGATGAGTTCCTTAGACTCTTCGTTACATCTAACGAATGGACTTATTGACACACCCGTGTCATCTCCGTCATTACCTAACTGTGAATCGTACAAAAAATCATTGACTCCACAACAGAGGTTTAAACAAGAATCAATGTAA
- the LOC139524730 gene encoding hepatocyte nuclear factor 4-gamma-like isoform X11, giving the protein MSDSSSNCDDVDSPELSMGALGQTPVMGVSTSPTQGMSTYCAICGDRATGKHYGASSCDGCKGFFRRSVRKNHVYSCRFSRNCVVDKDKRNQCRYCRLRKCFRAGMKKEAVQNERDRISVRRTSYEDTSQNNSLSVSTLLNAEILSRQISSPVGQCDLTHKVIATADDVCESIKQQLLVLVEWAKYIPCFCELPLDDQVALLRAHAGEHLVLGVARRSMAVKDVLLLGNDGIIPRNATDMEMGTIAARVLDELVAAFRDIQIDDTEFACIKAIVFFDPAKGLTDPQKIKSFRYQVQVNLEDYINDRQYDSRGRFGEILLLLPALQSITWQMIEQIQFAKLFGMARIDSLLQEMLLGAAPTDMLTNPSVPVSLTSQMGNSFGDQFANPSDVMSVSHAHGVNMSPQHSQGSPLGSSPIHLGGMPPLANTPTPPLCTTDQFLSGHSVMSSLDSSLHLTNGLIDTPVSSPSLPNCESYKKSLTPQQRFKQESM; this is encoded by the exons ACTCTCCAGAACTCAGTATGGGAGCGCTGGGACAGACTCCTGTCATGGGTGTCTCCACCTCCCCCACCCAAGGGATGAGTACATATTGTGCCATATGTGGAGACAGGGCTACCGGCAAACATTATGGGGCCTCAAGTTGTGACGGCTGTAAGGGATTCTTTCGTCGTAGTGTCAGAAAGAACCATGTTTATTCCTGTAGATTTAGTCGGAATTGTGTTGTAGACAAAGATAAGAGAAATCAGTGTCGTTACTGCAGATTACGTAAATGTTTCAGAGCAGGAATGAAAAAAGAAG CTGTACAGAATGAACGAGACAGAATAAGTGTTAGAAGAACCAGTTACGAAGATACCAGTCAAAACAATTCACTCTCCGTCAGTACGCTGTTAAACGCTGAAATTCTCTCTAGACAG ATCTCATCCCCCGTTGGACAGTGTGACCTAACACACAAGGTTATAGCGACTGCCGATGATGTGTGTGAATCTATTAAACAACAATTACTTGTCCTTGTAGAATGGGCAAAATATATACCGTGTTTTTGTGAACTGCCATTAGATGATCAG gttGCCTTGTTGAGAGCTCATGCTGGAGAACATTTGGTTCTGGGTGTAGCCAGACGTTCCATGGCCGTCAAGGATGTTTTATTATTGGGAAATGATGGGATAATTCCACGTAACGCTACAGATATGGAGATGGGAACGATTGCAGCCAGAGTATTAGACGAGTTAGTTGCAGCATTTAGAGACATACAGATTGATGACACAGAGTTTGCCTGTATTAAAGCTATTGTCTTCTTTGATCCTG CTAAAGGTCTGACAGATCcacaaaaaatcaaaagttttcgTTACCAAGTACAAGTAAATCTGGAAGATTATATCAACGATCGTCAGTACGACTCTAGAGGCAGATTTGGGGAGATTTTATTACTGTTGCCCGCCTTACAGAGCATTACTTGGCAAATGATTGAACAGATACAGTTCGCCAAGTTATTTGGAATGGCGAGGATTGATAGTTTACTCCAAGAAATGTTATTAG GTGCAGCACCGACAGATATGTTGACCAATCCTTCTGTACCAGTGTCGTTAACATCACAAATGGGTAACAGTTTTGGGGACCAGTTTGCCAATCCGTCAGATGTCATGTCAGTTTCTCATGCACATGGAGTTAACATGTCACCACAACATAGTCAAGGGTCACCACTTGGATCGAGTCCAATCCATCTCGGTGGCATGCCACCATTGGCTAACACACCAACACCACCACTATGCACAACGGATCAGTTTTTGAGTGGACATTCTGTGATGAGTTCCTTAGACTCTTCGTTACATCTAACGAATGGACTTATTGACACACCCGTGTCATCTCCGTCATTACCTAACTGTGAATCGTACAAAAAATCATTGACTCCACAACAGAGGTTTAAACAAGAATCAATGTAA
- the LOC139524730 gene encoding hepatocyte nuclear factor 4-gamma-like isoform X14 → MHIIDSPELSMGALGQTPVMGVSTSPTQGMSTYCAICGDRATGKHYGASSCDGCKGFFRRSVRKNHVYSCRFSRNCVVDKDKRNQCRYCRLRKCFRAGMKKEAVQNERDRISVRRTSYEDTSQNNSLSVSTLLNAEILSRQISSPVGQCDLTHKVIATADDVCESIKQQLLVLVEWAKYIPCFCELPLDDQVALLRAHAGEHLVLGVARRSMAVKDVLLLGNDGIIPRNATDMEMGTIAARVLDELVAAFRDIQIDDTEFACIKAIVFFDPAKGLTDPQKIKSFRYQVQVNLEDYINDRQYDSRGRFGEILLLLPALQSITWQMIEQIQFAKLFGMARIDSLLQEMLLGGAAPTDMLTNPSVPVSLTSQMGNSFGDQFANPSDVMSVSHAHGVNMSPQHSQGSPLGSSPIHLGGMPPLANTPTPPLCTTDQFLSGHSVMSSLDSSLHLTNGLIDTPVSSPSLPNCESYKKSLTPQQRFKQESM, encoded by the exons ATGCATATTATTG ACTCTCCAGAACTCAGTATGGGAGCGCTGGGACAGACTCCTGTCATGGGTGTCTCCACCTCCCCCACCCAAGGGATGAGTACATATTGTGCCATATGTGGAGACAGGGCTACCGGCAAACATTATGGGGCCTCAAGTTGTGACGGCTGTAAGGGATTCTTTCGTCGTAGTGTCAGAAAGAACCATGTTTATTCCTGTAGATTTAGTCGGAATTGTGTTGTAGACAAAGATAAGAGAAATCAGTGTCGTTACTGCAGATTACGTAAATGTTTCAGAGCAGGAATGAAAAAAGAAG CTGTACAGAATGAACGAGACAGAATAAGTGTTAGAAGAACCAGTTACGAAGATACCAGTCAAAACAATTCACTCTCCGTCAGTACGCTGTTAAACGCTGAAATTCTCTCTAGACAG ATCTCATCCCCCGTTGGACAGTGTGACCTAACACACAAGGTTATAGCGACTGCCGATGATGTGTGTGAATCTATTAAACAACAATTACTTGTCCTTGTAGAATGGGCAAAATATATACCGTGTTTTTGTGAACTGCCATTAGATGATCAG gttGCCTTGTTGAGAGCTCATGCTGGAGAACATTTGGTTCTGGGTGTAGCCAGACGTTCCATGGCCGTCAAGGATGTTTTATTATTGGGAAATGATGGGATAATTCCACGTAACGCTACAGATATGGAGATGGGAACGATTGCAGCCAGAGTATTAGACGAGTTAGTTGCAGCATTTAGAGACATACAGATTGATGACACAGAGTTTGCCTGTATTAAAGCTATTGTCTTCTTTGATCCTG CTAAAGGTCTGACAGATCcacaaaaaatcaaaagttttcgTTACCAAGTACAAGTAAATCTGGAAGATTATATCAACGATCGTCAGTACGACTCTAGAGGCAGATTTGGGGAGATTTTATTACTGTTGCCCGCCTTACAGAGCATTACTTGGCAAATGATTGAACAGATACAGTTCGCCAAGTTATTTGGAATGGCGAGGATTGATAGTTTACTCCAAGAAATGTTATTAGGTG GTGCAGCACCGACAGATATGTTGACCAATCCTTCTGTACCAGTGTCGTTAACATCACAAATGGGTAACAGTTTTGGGGACCAGTTTGCCAATCCGTCAGATGTCATGTCAGTTTCTCATGCACATGGAGTTAACATGTCACCACAACATAGTCAAGGGTCACCACTTGGATCGAGTCCAATCCATCTCGGTGGCATGCCACCATTGGCTAACACACCAACACCACCACTATGCACAACGGATCAGTTTTTGAGTGGACATTCTGTGATGAGTTCCTTAGACTCTTCGTTACATCTAACGAATGGACTTATTGACACACCCGTGTCATCTCCGTCATTACCTAACTGTGAATCGTACAAAAAATCATTGACTCCACAACAGAGGTTTAAACAAGAATCAATGTAA